A single region of the Ptychodera flava strain L36383 chromosome 9, AS_Pfla_20210202, whole genome shotgun sequence genome encodes:
- the LOC139141314 gene encoding uncharacterized protein, with protein sequence MSEIFERNDKITDFIKNNKPNNATGPSANSDTATQDTSKKTVALPKLQLKTFSGNVLEWVSFYDTFKSSIHNDKNLENIQKFTYLRSVLTDEAARTISGLALTNSNYDHALELLIERYGQNHLIIDAHMTALWQIPQPTSDINSLRLFYDTLESHIRGLQSLGKEENAYGELLIPMIRDKLPNNIRKQIARDHGNKAWTLPELRKAILREIDAIQAGVPLDELSVADIATQPNMTASFHTKAASTRTTKPLRIKTCVFCKGNHYTSDCQVVTDPKRRLDIVKRDRLCYNCLGKHRVSDCKSRYTCKICKRKHHSTLHDTKSATPSEKKGTSEVHVALAKTDDTKGKSTPNGSVLLKTAVIPMSVGDRKPINATVLFDDGSNRTFITQRFADKLNLKSDTHENVSLSTFGDNSKQIHSMKSAMVTLHEQNGHTSTVNALIIPEISSNLFNHVSAEILNSDHLHGLKLAHPVSNVKTMEIDVLIGADQYWNFVGNHIVRGAGPTAISSKFGYLLSGPTGKRGKLDSDINIHHVNVETHTDDDIRNWWNLELIGVKADSQNDENTDFETYRDTHLRVENGKYIARLPWKTDHPPLPSNYAATENRTRAMVRRLTPDLTKRYDDIITDQLRRDFVEKIQDDNKTEGHYLPHRAVKKDSVTTPIRIVYDCSSKQNADSSVLFGAACSPFMLNAVIKTHLESNASIPTADDLKHNIYVDNVIDGAESDEKAVSYYNDANHLMQSCGFKLRSWTSNSERLCELAKQDDIYEPSRDVPVLGLRWEPESDTMTYSENNSEPIPNELITKRDVLSSSATLYDPLGFVAPVHIRAKLFVQSLWKRGLPWDEPLDAELNSQWIQIAADLNATRKTTINRQYFSGNKDNDDCEVHVFADASTTAYGAVVYLRSSSETSIVMAKARVAPTSDLSLPRLELMAALIGTRLSKFVINALSGKINITQRYLWSDSQIALYWINSVKKLPIFRKRDTPSGAVSPDEIRHAEQIWIKDVQSEIYTDTIHSMRMNVKRFGPLVQQLNLFLDNEGTLRCGSRVHNAALDYVTKFPALLPPHHEFTKLVVLKAHERVFHGGVQSTVTQIRQQYWIPKIRRIVSKILHNCVTCLKVEGKPYTNPVQAPLPAYRVNITPPFSVTGVDFTGALLTKAIDGKQNKAYVCLFTCAVTRAIHLELVPDLTTKTFLLAFRRFAARRSLPSRMLSDNASTYISGAEEIRSLLDTPDVRDYLSSQRVKWTFIPKRAPWFGGFWSGS encoded by the exons ATGTCCGAGATATTCGAGAGAAACGACAAGATCactgatttcatcaaaaacaacaaaccgAACAATGCGACTGGCCCATCGGCGAACTCCGACACCGCTACTCAAGACACATCGAAGAAAACTGTCGCATTACCGAAACTACAGCTGAAAACTTTCTCAGGAAACGTACTCGAGTGGGTGAGTTTCTACGACACTTTCAAATCGTCCATCCATAATGATAAGAACCTCGAGAACATTCAAAAGTTCACATACTTACGCAGCGTTTTAACTGATGAAGCTGCCCGTACGATTAGCGGTCTCGCCTTGACAAACTCCAACTACGACCATGCTTTAGAGCTACTCATCGAACGCTACGGACAGAATCATTTGATCATCGATGCGCACATGACTGCACTGTGGCAGATTCCTCAACCTACGAGTGACATTAACAGTCTGCGATTGTTTTATGACACATTAGAAAGTCATATTCGCGGTTTACAATCACTTGGCAAAGAAGAGAACGCTTATGGAGAACTTCTCATTCCCATGATTCGAGATAAACTACCTAACAATATTCGGAAACAAATCGCAAGAGATCACGGAAACAAGGCTTGGACTTTACCAGAGTTGCGCAAAGCCATCCTACGGGAAATCGACGCCATTCAAGCCGGAGTTCCACTCGATGAGTTATCGGTTGCGGACATAGCAACACAGCCTAATATGACCGCTTCATTTCATACTAAGGCCGCATCTACGCGCACAACAAAGCCTTTGAGAATCAAAACATGCGTGTTTTGTAAGGGAAATCACTACACAAGTGATTGCCAAGTTGTCACCGACCCGAAACGTCGCTTAGACATTGTCAAACGCGATCGTCTCTGTTACAATTGCCTTGGAAAGCATCGCGTGAGCGATTGCAAGTCTCGTTACACTTGCAAGATCTGCAAGCGTAAACATCACTCTACCCTTCATGACACCAAATCAGCTACACCGTCTGAGAAAAAGGGAACTTCTGAAGTTCATGTGGCATTGGCGAAAACAGACGACACAAAGGGGAAATCTACACCCAACGGATCGGTTCTCCTCAAGACGGCAGTCATTCCTATGTCGGTCGGCGATAGGAAACCTATCAACGCTACCGTGCTGTTCGACGATGGGTCCAACAGAACTTTTATCACGCAGCGATTTGCTGACAAACTCAACTTGAAATCGGACACTCATGAGAACGTTAGCCTGTCAACATTCGGGGACAATTCGAAACAAATTCATTCCATGAAAAGTGCAATGGTAACTTTGCACGAACAGAATGGACATACCAGTACTGTCAACGCCCTGATAATTCCCGAGATTTCGTCCAACCTATTCAACCACGTGTCCGCAGAAATACTCAACTCAGACCATCTACATGGATTAAAGCTTGCCCACCCTGTTTCCAATGTTAAAACTATGGAAATTGATGTACTCATCGGAGCTGATCAATATTGGAACTTTGTTGGAAACCATATCGTGCGCGGGGCAGGTCCAACTGCAATATCATCTAAGTTCGGCTACTTGTTGTCCGGTCCTACTGGAAAGCGTGGGAAATTGGACTCTGACATTAATATTCATCACGTGAATGTAGAAACACACACCGACGATGACATACGAAACTGGTGGAATTTAGAGCTCATCGGAGTGAAGGCAGACtcgcaaaatgatgaaaataccgaCTTCGAAACATATCGGGACACTCATCTACGTGTTGAAAATGGTAAATACATTGCCCGTTTACCATGGAAAACTGATCATCCCCCACTGCCTTCAAACTATGCGGCAACTGAAAATCGCACGCGCGCTATGGTTCGCCGTTTGACCCCTGACTTAACGAAGAGATATGACGACATCATCACCGATCAACTGCGCCGAGACTTCGTCGAGAAGATTCAAgatgacaacaaaactgaaggaCATTATTTGCCGCATCGAGCTGTCAAGAAGGACTCAGTTACCACTCCAATACGTATTGTATACGACTGCAGTAGCAAACAAAATGCTGACTCG TCTGTTCTGTTTGGGGCGGCTTGTTCCCCATTCATGCTCAACGCTGTAATCAAGACCCACTTGGAAAGTAATGCCTCCATACCGACTGCTGATGACCTCAAACATAATATTTATGTTGACAATGTGATAGACGGTGCAGAGTCTGATGAGAAGGCCGTGTCATATTACAACGACGCAAACCACCTCATGCAGTCGTGTGGGTTCAAGCTACGCTCATGGACGTCCAACAGTGAACGACTATGTGAACTCGCAAAACAGGACGATATCTACGAACCCTCTCGTGATGTACCAGTACTCGGCCTGCGTTGGGAACCAGAAAGCGACACGATGACCTACTCAGAAAATAATAGCGAGCCTATTCCAAATGAATTGATAACGAAACGAGATGTTCTCAGTTCCTCCGCTACACTGTACGACCCACTGGGCTTCGTAGCTCCAGTTCACATCAGAGCTAAACTCTTTGTACAGTCACTATGGAAACGCGGGCTCCCTTGGGACGAACCGCTCGACGCTGAATTGAACTCTCAATGGATACAGATCGCAGCGGACTTGAATGCTACACGCAAGACGACAATAAACCGCCAATACTTCTCAGGGAATAAAGATAACGACGACTGCGAAGTTCATGTTTTCGCTGACGCCAGCACTACCGCCTACGGAGCTGTAGTTTATCTCCGCAGTTCAAGTGAAACTTCTATCGTTATGGCCAAGGCACGCGTCGCTCCAACGTCCGATTTGTCACTGCCTCGGTTAGAACTGATGGCCGCCCTGATTGGCACTCGACTCAGCAAATTTGTAATAAACGCTCTCTCCGGCAAGATAAACATTACACAGCGGTATCTCTGGTCGGACAGTCAAATTGCGTTGTATTGGATCAACAGTGTCAAGAAGCTGCCGATCTTC CGAAAGAGAGACACGCCATCAGGAGCAGTCTCACCGGACGAGATACGACATGCTGAACAAATCTGGATTAAAGACGTACAATCTGAGATATATACAGACACTATTCATTCCATGAGGATGAATGTGAAGAGGTTCGGACCGTTGGTTCAACAACTCAACCTATTTCTCGATAACGAGGGCACACTTCGATGTGGCAGCCGTGTACACAATGCAGCATTGGACTATGTCACGAAATTTCCAGCGTTGCTGCCTCCTCACCATGAATTCACTAAACTGGTCGTTCTGAAAGCACACGAACGCGTATTCCATGGAGGAGTCCAGTCGACTGTAACACAAATTCGTCAACAGTACTGGATACCGAAAATACGACGTATCGTTAGCAAGATTCTTCACAACTGTGTTACCTGTCTGAAAGTTGAAGGAAAGCCGTACACTAACCCAGTCCAAGCTCCGCTGCCTGCATATCGCGTGAACATCACCCCTCCATTCAGTGTGACGGGGGTCGACTTCACGGGGGCTCTCCTCACCAAAGCTATTGATGGTAAACAAAACAAGGCATACGTGTGCCTGTTTACCTGTGCGGTTACACGGGCCATACACTTGGAATTGGTACCGGATTTGACGACTAAAACATTTCTACTCGCGTTTCGCCGTTTTGCTGCAAGACGATCCCTGCCTAGCCGAATGTTATCCGACAACGCCTCGACGTACATCTCTGGAGCCGAGGAGATACGCTCCTTGCTCGACACGCCTGATGTTCGAGATTATCTCTCATCTCAGCGAGTGAAATGGACTTTCATACCCAAACGTGCGCCGTGGTTTGGCGGCTTTTGGAGCGGCTCATAA